In a single window of the Antedon mediterranea chromosome 1, ecAntMedi1.1, whole genome shotgun sequence genome:
- the LOC140063562 gene encoding calcium-regulated heat-stable protein 1-like → MAESPSKSPNKVLRSPVQFLMPSPIITRRTRTHSTSRAASNNPVKTGVIKEFCKHKGHGFIIPDGDSSTTLFVHVSDVEGEYVPCTGDHVTYKECLVPPKKIKIQAVEVIITHLAPGLKHHRWEDPEDD, encoded by the exons ATGGCAGAATCACCATCAAAATCTCCTAATAAAGTCTTAAGAAGTCCAGTGCAATTCCTGATGCCAAGTCCAATCATTACAAGACGCACAAGAACTCATTCCAC ATCACGAGCAGCATCAAATAATCCGGTGAAGACGGGAGTTATCAAAGAATTCTGCAAGCACAAAGGTCACGGATTTATCATTCCAGATGGAGATAGCAGTACAACGTTATTTGTACATGTATCTGA tGTCGAGGGAGAATATGTACCATGTACCGGTGACCATGTAACTTACAAGGAATGTCTAGTTCCAccaaaaaagattaaaattcaagCAGTAGAGGTAATAATTACCCACTTAGCACCAGGGCTTAAGCATCATCGTTGGGAGGATCCAGAAGATGATTAG